The Lacerta agilis isolate rLacAgi1 chromosome 14, rLacAgi1.pri, whole genome shotgun sequence sequence GGCATAGATTTTCCCTATGATTGAAAGGAGGCTGATGTTACGGTAGTTTTCCGGTTCTGTTGGAGATCCTTTTTTATGAATTGGTACtataatggcctccttccatattttggGGATAAGGCCGGAAGCGTTGATTGCATCGAAGGTTTTGGCCAAGATGCCAGCCCACCATTTTGGGTGTAGTTTAATGGCTTCAGCAGGGATCAGGTCGGACCCTGGGGCTTTACCCGGTTTCAGCTGAGCTATTAGCTTGGCTATTTCATCAGGATCGGTGGGAGGCCAAATAGGTAGGTGGGTAAACAGATGCATCAGGTGGACAGAGGGAGCATCTGCCTGTGAGAAGCATTTCTTCAGGAACAATTCCCATGTCGGTGCAGGGATGACTGCCCTTGGGTATTTCCTCACCCTTCTGTTGATCAAGGACCAAAATTCCCTGGATCTGTGCGATTTTGAAGCAGTAATCAAAGCCTGCCAGCGATTGTGTTGCCACTCACGTTTGGCCATTTTCTGCGTGCGTTTGTAAACTAGCTTGGCTTGTGCATAACTAGCTGGCAAAGTAGATGCACCAGAGGtcttatatacattatatatggCACGAAGGCGCTGTCTTGCTTGTTTGCACTGAGAATTATACCAGGGGGCACCGTAGGTATATTCATTTCGATTTATTATTTGGGGTGGTAACCTGAAGAAGGCCGTAAGATCAGTCGTAAGATGAAGGAAGCATTTCAGCACTATGCTATGCTCGTCTGAGGCAGAGCCTATGTTGGGATGGAGCCCAagaatttctttttgaaagaatTCCTGATACCTTTGAGCCTGGGCCTCCGACCATTTGATTCCTCTTACTTGGAGAGTTTCGTTGGTTACCATCTGGGTCGCATGTCTATGAGCCTCCGACTGCCAGTTCAGGGAAAGCTTGGCTACAAGGGGAAGATGATCACTAGATTGTACATTCTCGATCTTAAAGGTGGAAATGCACTTAAGTAGATCCCTGGAAACCAAAAGGTAATCGAGGACGCTGTTAGATTTAACGCCCAGGTGGGTAAAATCCCCAGGAATATCAGGGAGGCATATGCCATTTAAGGGGACCAGATTTAAACGGATGGCCATTTGATAGAGGAGTACTCCGGCCTCATTTACTCTATGGTCTTTAGAAGTTCTCCTCATGATATGTTCCTGATCATAATTATCAAGGTTTGGAGTAACCCACCATTTGGCTTTGGTCAGCGAGTCCCAGTTTGCTGCTGTGCGGGCGTTAAAGTCGCCACCTATTATGGCCGGGGTATTAGGAAACTTAACATAGCATGAGAGCAAATGCTCTTCTAGCGAGTCCCATTTAGAGCCAAGTTCGGGGGAAGAACCCCCAGGTGGAAAGTAGACATTTGTAACTAGTAGTGAAATCTTTTCCCCCGCAATCAGCCCGGTAAGGGCGTAAGGAGGCAAGGCCTGTACTAGAGTAAATTTTGAATGTAGCTTGAGGGAGATGCCTATTATTAGGCCCCCTTTAGGGCGGCCTCCTTtcagggaggggcaggcagggagtTCTAGAAGCTCAAAGCCATTTAAAACCATTTTCTCTTCTTCCCACGTTTCTTGGAACAAGATGATATGAAACAGGTTAATATACTCCAAGAATTCTGGATcaagttttttccccctccagcccGCAATATTCCAGCTGAGGACTGATAGGGGCGAGTTCCTGTTGCGTCCAATTCGCTGTCATTTCAGGGAGAGGTGTGTGTCCTTAGGGGGcagggcaggccccacaaaaaagtcagttattttactttgcaGGGCTGGCACCTGCGGGGGGTACCTAGTCTTGAAGTTGGTAGTAAGGTGTTCtgactggtgcaacaggacaggTCTCCTGCAGGCTAGCCCATGGGCGGACACTTCAGTGGGAAACTCCACTGGATTTGCTAAGACTGCCCCACCGCGAGGTCTAAAGATCGCCGATGAAACCAGTTGATTTATATGTCCGGCCGGGTCTTCAATCAAATCCGGGCCATTTTTTGATGTAGGTGCCACACTCCCCTGTCCTGATGCTGGCGAAGGTACTGGGGATGCTTGGCATACTGGTGTCGTTTGTATGTCGGGTCTATGCCGCTCAGGGGAATATGAGGACTCCAGTTCCGGCATTGATGAATTAGTTGGTAAGGAATTGTTAAGATGGAAGGAGCTCTGGGCTACACTCTTCAGCGGGGAGCTCTTGGGGGGCGAGTCAAAATTTATCAAGAGTGGAGATGAGGAGCCTACTTGTGAGACAAAACCTGGGTCTGCCAAGCATCGGTGGGTTTTGCCCTCAAGTGGGAGAGGCAGAGGTTTAGGAGCTGAACTAAGGTAAGGAAGACTTCCTGCTTCCTTAAAACACGGCTCCGAAGGGCTGACAGGGTTATCCTGAAAAGTGAGCAGGACTTTTCCGTTCCTCTGGACATGTATGAGCTGTTGATTAAGTACTTCTAGTCTATCAATTATTTCTTGTTGTTCCCTCGGTGGGAGGTTGCCAAAGGCGGCTAAAAGCTCTCTTTCCTCCGGCGGAGTCAGAAGATTACTTGCGCCGGTGGGTTTCTTTAGAGCTCGTGAGGGCGTAGAGTAAGTCCAGTTCCGGTGCAGATGGATATCCTCCGGCTGAGGAGGCTCGATGTCCCGAGGTGTTCCCGACCTCTCCGACAGAGTCTGCTCCTTGCCGTGGCCGGCGAGTAGAAGGGGGTGGATCTTACTGTCCATAAAAACTCTCGTTGGGGTAATATCATACCTAGCCAAGAGTGATTTCTGCCTGATGATAACTGAAGGGATCCTTGGAGAGTAAAACGCAAGCATTACTTTCTGAGGCCTGAAGTGCTGGTTCAAAGGTAATACTGCAATAAGATCGCATTGTGTGGTCTCTATGTTTAGGAGATTGCTTAGATGCTTTTTGACCCCACCCAGAGTGAGCCACCTTGCTGACCCTGCCCAGATGGTTAGGCAGATTTTCTTGGGTTGCAGGGACAGTGCTTGATGTTTCAGTGCAGGATTTGGTCTATATTTAGGAATCACACTTCCTTTTTTGGTTGAGGGTAAGGTTCTCTGGAACTTCAATTCCCCCGTATCTACAGTTGGCTTAGACTTTAGCCAGAAGTTATCAATTTTCTGCCCGAGGTTACATAGCTGGGAGGATAGCACATCAATCTTCTTGAATATACAGTTAAGGGTTCTGACCACAAGATGGAGATGTTCATGTTGTTCTTGTCTTGCGCAGTCCTCAGTTCCGGTGTCTTGTACCACCTTGAGTGGGACACTCTCTCCTCCAGGCTTGTCGTTTGCAATTTTAATCTGAGGTGAAAACAATTCCTCTGGTGTTGACGTTGTTTCTGAGGACATTAGTGGGTAGAAACGGTTCTGAGTTTCCACCATATAGCAGTGTTCAGTGGGGCCACTCCATTTGCCAGACACGGGGGGGTCGGATTTTGGTTGTTTGGCTCTTGGGGGGGCAAAGCCTCATCACAGTCCCTTAGTCGTTTGCCTTGACCCATCGTTATGAGTCGTTTAAAATAGCAGTGATTAAAAGGTAATAAAAggtaataaaaatgatttaaaaaaaaaaacctctcggCAACTGGGCGTGAGCTGGCGGAAAACCAGTGAGTCGAAAGCTGCTTCCAAGGCTGCCGGAGAATACAATTATCTGCTCATTAAAACTGATTTACGATGCTGGCTTCACAATTATCGGCAATGTGAACTCCTAGCATGAACTCCAACACCCTGGTACAATCTTCAAAGCAAAAACTTGAAAGGCTGGGAGCCACAACACAATTTTAAGGAGGATTCAAAAGGAGCTCCGGCAAGTGCGTCTTACCTCAGCGCCATCTTGACTCACCTACCAGAATAGaatttatttacggccatagaagtctgaccacggacagtccaaggagtgacacaccgggggttaggtgatccggtaggactcgaagacctccgcaacacttgaaagattatgtgtatagtatcaactgggtgcgggggagtgttgtgtattaaataagatattctggcagcagggtaaagtattgttattggtcaatttgaagtgtacaatcacaatccacagcctgattgggtcccgccggaaagtttgaatattattggttcccgctaaaatgtatcttttccctcagtcccaatgtgtctataaatagagctttccctaccccccatccccagtcttgtctaatccctacaataaagagctgttttcactaagacgtgtagctggacttcttgctaccagaacccacgacacaacagaactgactgcttttaatgaaacgGCTGTTgttgtgatgtttttattgtaattatttgcaggttttaaacagattttatagaCGTGTAtcattttaattctatcaatgtttaattgtttttaattatgcttttaGTGATTCTTGTTTTATCTGCAAGCCACCTTAAATTCCATTATGGAAAAAGGCGtgttgtcaacaacaacaacaacaacaacaacaacatttccccccttttacatTGACTCCCTTAATATTTGGCTTCAAAGGTTGTGCTATTCCTCATTCCCGCCCACCCATCATCACATTGAGCATACCTTTGCACTTAGAAGTTTCTCTATATGTGTAGGCTCCCTGCATGATTTATAacctctgttatattttttaggGCTGATCTAAATCTTGTCCTTTAAATAAAAGTAGGGCAGCAGTGGAGAACAGCTAGCTTAGGACTTCCCATTTGGGCTGCAAAGCCACATGGCCAAGCCACATCTATCTGACCTACCTCTGAAGTCATACGTGACCATCTGTGCTTGCAAATTTATTCAAATTCATGTATGCAATGGAAAAACTGTCACAAGGTGTCAGATGATAGACAAGTAGGTGGCTCCACCCATTTGTCAAACATGGCTGGTGGTGTTGGAAAGGGATGGATTCAGTACATGGGGTAAATCCAATTCCTCACCCTAAAGTGACTCATGGAGAGAGCTAAGTTGTGTTACACATTCCAGAGGGTGAGAACGAGTTGACACAGGGGTGTCATGTTTGGTGAAAGTCCCAATTCTTTTTAGTAAAAAGTAGTTCTTTCCCTAgtcattgttttttaaatttccaCTAATAGGATTACTGatctaaataaaaatgttgtgaTCAGAATAAACTATACAAATAGCTTTTTCAAGGAGGAATATTGTCACCCATCCCAGAAGTTATACCATATGCCTGCAGTTTTTAAGTTCCAGATTCTAAACCCACTGACAATTGTCTCATTTTTGCTTAATGTTACTGACCGTATAAAAATTCCAGCACCTGATGAAAAAGGTACAAAGATATAACCAATATATCAATACACATATTGTGCTGAAAAAAGTAGTGACATGACTGAAATAAGTAGTCcttctgtgctgtgctgtttacAGTTGATGACCATGAGAATGATGATTGCAGTCTGTGATATAACAGTAATTTCATGTTTCATAAATCttctttcaaatttatttatttttctattattAATATACCAAGAAAAATACATATTCatattatactgtatatattgtatatttcatatattttttaaaaataacaatatacaaaatattttattttaatgattacTATAAACAGTAGATTTCATAGACTAGGTTTCCTGGTCTTCTCCAGTTATTGATATGTACAGAATTGCTGACCAATGGGATGTTCTGCAtattctgcaaaacaaaacaaaatccaacaATCTGTGGTGGGGAACCCCCCAAACCTGTTGCATATCTGGAGACAAGACATATTAGTAACTTGTGGTATGTGCTCTCCAGggacaaaatcaatacaaaaaaaGCTAGCCCAAATGTGTCTGATTCCTCCTGGAGCTGAAAGAGCATGAAGGatgtcttctttttctgtttcaggAATGAATCTGTCTTCTTCTGAACTAGATCTAGTAATACCTGCAACAGATACCTGCCCTTTGGTTTCTGTTTCCAGGATAGCACTCCCTCCATCAATCACTTTAGGCTGGTTCAATAATATATGATTATCATCTGATGGAAACAACATCTAACAATGATGACTTGCAAACACAGGCAGAGCACCTCACTTCAAAAGTTAGGCTTCCTAATCGAGCATTTACATTAACTGCGAGTCATTaggtataaaaaaaataataatcaaaaacaaAGCAGCAGGTGTAAACTAGTTCTTACACAAGGCTCAGTGACATGTAGAAAACATCGGAAGTACTTTATTTCACAGGGATATTAAACATTTAGGGATGCTTACTGATCGGACTTCCAAGAACCTATCATCACTCCCAGGATTGAAGAAAGGATACATTTCCTCAGAGAATAGATAAGGGATTGACCGAATAGGGCACATCTTCTGGACATTATAAAATGACAGCACTTGCTCATTCATGTCCAGAAAAACACCTACAATTTCACATTCTTCATTCTGGCCATCAATTAGGCTGTTTCCTCCAGTGCAATGAAACTTACCCTGGAACCATCGTATACCAATATATCCCTCCTCTAGTGGCTTTTCCAACTTCTCCTCTTCTAGCCTTTTTCTTGCAGTTATAGTAAGTACTCCCAGCTCCCACTCACATTTGTATCCAACCTCCACCTCCCAGTACATCTCCCCCTTACTATACCCCTCATTTGCCACTGCAATCAGAGGTCCTTTAGGATCTTTTGGTTGTTCTAAGGGGGAATGATTATATTTGACTTTATTCTTCTCTTTGATGATGAGTTTGGCATGTGTGCATTTCGGATCCAGAGTGATATCGACTAGAGAGCAGGAAGAAACAATAATGTCATTTACAAAAAGAATATTAAACACAGGGATCTTTTTTGTGCGAGGTCATTGCTTATGACCACTTGCAGTGGTATGGTGAAATAACTCTGACCCACCTCATAAACCACTGTCCACTTACATTCAACCAAATCCTTGGGTATTACCACCATATGGAGTCTAATTTAATGCACTCTCCATGTTGtatttatgcagtgctttttcttggGTATgcattcccctaaacattttgtgaatctttgtacttttgtccatccactgtatttatttttcccaaattgtgattttcttgagtcaaaatgagagtacccctaaacatttttaaagaaaaaaaattcactgTATAAAGGGATTCTTATGTAGTTCTAGATTGGAGGGAAGACCAAAATAGATATGACTTTCACTATACTGTATATCCATCAATATGCATATTTCTAAAGTGCAGATTGCAATTGTTGTGGGGAGTTGACAGTTATCAAAATCACAGCAGATGGATAAGGGAAGTTtaaccttttttattttgctgtggtCCAGATGAAAATGGCTCCTCCATTGATGCTGCTTGCATTGGGAAGAAGGGTCTCGTTGGTGCCAACATTCACAGCAACGAATATGCAGATAGCAGCTTTGGGGGTGTGATTTTTTTCAGGAATGTAGTCGGTCAAGGGAAGAGAGTTAAACTCCCCACCCGCCTACAATAATTTATTAGTCTTCTGAGATACTGTATTTTCAAAAACGGGCACACTAAATGCAAGGAAGTCTTTAATATACTATACTATCTCATTTGGCCTTGAGAATATAGACTGACAACTGCTAAAGGTGTTCTATATTCAGAAATGATCATACCTGCACAGGACAATGCCCTCCTGAACTCTGCAATGTAAAACAACAGGCAATAGTGAGATTTGCAATGGTGCAACAATTTACATTTGAAGAATGGAAGAATCAAAACATGTTTTGATCCAACTCACCTAGTTCATGCTCGGCTTTTGCTGTAAATGAAGATATTATTCAATCAGCGACCATTTCACAAATGTCTTCTGACAAAACCTAGATAATGTGAGTGTTTAAA is a genomic window containing:
- the LOC117059251 gene encoding E3 ubiquitin-protein ligase TRIM39-like encodes the protein MLIILIYPSPCAENERLALEEEKAQLQRELEKVKEETEKEFRKVQDKFAKAEHELEFRRALSCAVDITLDPKCTHAKLIIKEKNKVKYNHSPLEQPKDPKGPLIAVANEGYSKGEMYWEVEVGYKCEWELGVLTITARKRLEEEKLEKPLEEGYIGIRWFQGKFHCTGGNSLIDGQNEECEIVGVFLDMNEQVLSFYNVQKMCPIRSIPYLFSEEMYPFFNPGSDDRFLEVRSVSIPKCLISL